The proteins below come from a single Onychomys torridus chromosome 18, mOncTor1.1, whole genome shotgun sequence genomic window:
- the Smim40 gene encoding small integral membrane protein 40, producing the protein MAGEEDSVEEGDVFLAFAQVPTPPRGPLRRALDKIFLTFLVLFLTLLMLEAAYKLLWPLPWAAFRDWLLRTPEAEEALEL; encoded by the coding sequence ATGGCAGGGGAAGAGGACAGTGTGGAGGAGGGGGATGTGTTCCTAGCCTTTGCCCAGGTTCCCACTCCTCCTCGGGGGCCCCTGCGGCGCGCTTTGGACAAGATCTTCCTCACCTTCTTGGTCCTCTTCCTGACACTGCTCATGCTGGAGGCTGCTTACAAACTGCTGTGGCCCCTGCCATGGGCCGCATTTCGGGACTGGCTCCTGAGGACACCGGAGGCGGAAGAGGCGCTGGAACTCTGA